The following are encoded together in the Pygocentrus nattereri isolate fPygNat1 chromosome 3, fPygNat1.pri, whole genome shotgun sequence genome:
- the colec10 gene encoding collectin-10 isoform X1, translating into MAGRNFRKSILLLLAFYNISSVFAIEVCSNTILPGSKGDQGEVGDEGDVGRLGKTGPPGHRGPCYFAGLVNKPSLPGENGEKGEPGRMGKMGPAGERGEKGARGIDGPSGLKGKAGTTCDCGRYRKVVGQMDINIGRLKNAVKFVKNVILGIKETEEKLYLLVKDARRYRDALMNCKLRGGTLAMPKTIDTNTLLTSYVSEAGLTHVFIGLQPAETGGGYAYADGSPLRNSTVWGLEVPTEVSSNSCVQMGSNGAWSQVKCDIGKYFICEFSKK; encoded by the exons ATGGCTGGAAGAAATTTCAGGAAAAGTATACTACTGCTTCTGGCTTTCTACAACATATCATCAGTTTTTGCCATAGAGGTCTGTTCCAACACTATCCTACCTGGATCAAAAG GCGACCAAGGTGAAGTGGGAGATGAAGGCGACGTGGGAAGACTGGGGAAAACCGGGCCCCCTGGACACAGAGGTCCCTGTTACTTTGCTGGTTTGGTTAATAAACCAA GCCTGCCAGGAGAAAATGGAGAGAAGGGGGAGCCTGGCCGGATGGGAAAGATGGGCCctgcaggagagagag GGGAAAAAGGAGCGCGAGGAATTGACGGACCTTCGGGCCTAAAAGGCAAAGCAG GGACTACCTGCGACTGCGGAAGGTACAGGAAGGTCGTCGGGCAGATGGACATCAACATCGGCAGACTGAAAAATGCTGTCAAGTTTGTGAAAAATG TCATTCTGGGCATTAAGGAGACAGAAGAGAAGTTATACTTGCTAGTGAAGGATGCACGGAGGTACCGTGATGCTCTCATGAACTGCAAGCTGCGTGGTGGGACATTGGCTATGCCCAAAACCATTGACACCAACACACTGCTGACCAGCTATGTCAGCGAGGCCGGCCTTACTCATGTGTTCATCGGCCTGCAGCCAGCAGAAACCGGAGGAGGATATGCATATGCTGATGGCAGCCCCCTAAGAAACTCCACAGTCTGGGGTCTGGAGGTACCAACAGAGGTCAGCAGCAACAGCTGTGTGCAGATGGGATCCAATGGGGCTTGGAGTCAGGTGAAGTGTGATATCGGAAAGTATTTCATATGCgagttttcaaaaaaataa
- the colec10 gene encoding collectin-10 isoform X2, which yields MAGRNFRKSILLLLAFYNISSVFAIEVCSNTILPGSKGDQGEVGDEGDVGRLGKTGPPGHRGLPGENGEKGEPGRMGKMGPAGERGEKGARGIDGPSGLKGKAGTTCDCGRYRKVVGQMDINIGRLKNAVKFVKNVILGIKETEEKLYLLVKDARRYRDALMNCKLRGGTLAMPKTIDTNTLLTSYVSEAGLTHVFIGLQPAETGGGYAYADGSPLRNSTVWGLEVPTEVSSNSCVQMGSNGAWSQVKCDIGKYFICEFSKK from the exons ATGGCTGGAAGAAATTTCAGGAAAAGTATACTACTGCTTCTGGCTTTCTACAACATATCATCAGTTTTTGCCATAGAGGTCTGTTCCAACACTATCCTACCTGGATCAAAAG GCGACCAAGGTGAAGTGGGAGATGAAGGCGACGTGGGAAGACTGGGGAAAACCGGGCCCCCTGGACACAGAG GCCTGCCAGGAGAAAATGGAGAGAAGGGGGAGCCTGGCCGGATGGGAAAGATGGGCCctgcaggagagagag GGGAAAAAGGAGCGCGAGGAATTGACGGACCTTCGGGCCTAAAAGGCAAAGCAG GGACTACCTGCGACTGCGGAAGGTACAGGAAGGTCGTCGGGCAGATGGACATCAACATCGGCAGACTGAAAAATGCTGTCAAGTTTGTGAAAAATG TCATTCTGGGCATTAAGGAGACAGAAGAGAAGTTATACTTGCTAGTGAAGGATGCACGGAGGTACCGTGATGCTCTCATGAACTGCAAGCTGCGTGGTGGGACATTGGCTATGCCCAAAACCATTGACACCAACACACTGCTGACCAGCTATGTCAGCGAGGCCGGCCTTACTCATGTGTTCATCGGCCTGCAGCCAGCAGAAACCGGAGGAGGATATGCATATGCTGATGGCAGCCCCCTAAGAAACTCCACAGTCTGGGGTCTGGAGGTACCAACAGAGGTCAGCAGCAACAGCTGTGTGCAGATGGGATCCAATGGGGCTTGGAGTCAGGTGAAGTGTGATATCGGAAAGTATTTCATATGCgagttttcaaaaaaataa